TTTCCGCTACATCATTCCGTTCTTCCTTCAGGTACTCTTCTTTGTTTCGCCCGTCATCTATCCGTTGAACCGACTTCCCTGGAACTGGCTCAATCAACTCATGCAGTGCAATCCGCTCTATGGCGCGATTGCCATCTTTCGTTCAGCCTTTGACGGGAGCACGCCGGATGCAGGCATTTGCCTGATCAGTGTGACCGGCGCCCTCCTGCTCTTTATAACCGGTTTGCTTTACTTCAGAAAAACAGAAAACTACTTCGCCGACCTTTCCTGATGTCCAAGCTGCCCATTCTCGAAGTACGCGACGTATCGAAACGTTTCGACATACGCCATTCGTCGGGTCAATATCTGACCTTCCGGGAGCAGCTATTGCAATTGGTTAGTCTCAAAGGCAGTGGAAAGAAGGAAGATTTCTGGGCGTTGAAAAACGTCTCGTTCGACATACAACCCGGCGAATCGGTCGGGATAGTCGGGAAGAACGGAGCCGGAAAGTCGACCCTGCTGAAGATACTCTCCAAGATCACCCCACCCACCACCGGGCTGATCCGATCGCGCGGACGAATCGCCAGTTTGTTGGAAGTGGGAACCGGTTTTCATCCCGAGCTGACTGGCCGAGAGAACATTTACCTCAACGGTTCTATCTTAGGCATGCTGCGTTCGGAGATCAACGCACGGTTCGACGACATCGTTGAATTCAGCGGGGTCGCGCAGTTCCTGGACACACCCCTGAAGCATTACTCGAGTGGAATGCAACTGCGGCTGGCCTTCGCCGTCGCGGCTTTCCTGCGAGCCGACGTCCTGATCATCGACGAAGTATTGGCCGTCGGGGATTCGGAATTTCAAAGCAAGTGCCTGAAGAAAATGGACGAGATCAGTCATGATGAAGAGCGAACGATTCTCTTCGTCAGTCATAATCTCGGCCTTGTCACACAATTGTGCTCCCGCTGTATCTGGCTGAAAGAAGGAACGGTACACCGAAACGGCGCTACCGAAACGATTGTTCAGGAATACCTTCAATCATCGGCCTCCGGAACCGGCACCTACGTCAGCACGCCTGAACACGAAGCACACAAGGATGTATGCTTTCAAGAGATCTATGCAGGCACTCGCGACGGTCGGCCGAACGACATTTTCGGCTTCGACGACTCCATCCACCTATTCATCAGAGTCAAAGACCGTTCCCGTCAAAAGAATATGAAGATCGGCGTCTCGCTTGCCGACCGCTTCGGAAACTTCATCTTTACGATACTCGAACATGCCGACAGGTTCAGGACCAGCAATGCCGATCATATCCTGATCCGACTTTGTCTTCCATCCTCCCTGATCGCGCCCGGAGCCTATTCCTTCCGGTACGCCTTGTTCATCGACAACGGTAAGGTGTACGAAGTCCTCGAAAACGAAACGCCGGTGCGCATCGTCGATACCGGATCCTCAATGGCGGCATACGAAGGCGTCAATTACGGCAGCATCATCGTTCACCCTGAGTGGGATACCTGGCAATAAACGTAACTTATACGCTGTTTTAACTTCGCTCCACATGATCACCAGAATACTTCAACTGCTAACACCGCCGGTCATTCCCGCAATCGGTCGTCGTCTCGGCATTCTGTCCACACCGGGAAAGATCATCCGCTATCCGAAAAACGAGAACGATACCCAGGACCTTGATATGTATTTCGACCCCGAATACGCCAAGATCCTCGACAACTGGGGCGCAGACAATACATGGATCGAGATCCAGATGTTGTTATGTAACTGCGAAGGGAAAGTGCTCGACATCGCCTGCGGCACGGGCGTGACCATCTCGATTCTTGGCAAGTACCCGAAACTGGAAGTGCACGGCTGCGACATTTCCGACCTGCTCATCGCCAAAGCAGCCGAACGCGGCATTCCGAAAGATCGTTTAGCGGTCACGGACGCGACGCAGATGAGTTATCCGAACGACAGCTTTGACTATTCTTACAGTATAGGATCTCTGGAACATTTCACGACGAATGGGATTGACAAGTTCATCGCGGAAGCATCGCGGATCACGCGCAAATGTTCCATGCACATGATCCCGACATCCAAAAGCGGACAGAATGAAGGCTGGATGACCACCTCTACCACGATCCAGACTTTTCACAACAATTCCGATGCGTGGTGGCTGGAGCGATTCAAGCGTCACTTCCGCGAAGTTCATATCCTTAATTCCCGTTGGAACGACGGCATATCCTTCGGAAGGTGGTTCGTCTGTAAACGCTGAGCAATGCTGGGTCGTCTCCTACGTCTGTTTCGAAAACCGCAGCCAGTGCAACCCGTTGATGCCGGTGCAGGTTCGGAGATCAAGGGCACCGTTGTGCGCCTCGAAGAAGGATCGGTGATCCGGGTCGGGGCCGGCTGCCTGGTCGAAGGCATACTGAGCACCTATACCGCCAATGCCCGTATCACGCTTGGCGATAATGTCTTTGTCGGCAACAACACATTGATCGGATCCGCTTGCGAAGTCACCATCGGTAACAATGTACTGATCTCGTTCGACTGCATGATCCAGGACAACGACAACCACAATACCGATTCGAAGATCCGCTGGAATGATACCGCCGAATGGAAAAACGGTCGGCGACACGACTGGTCAAAGACGCCAATGCAACCCATTCGAATCGGCAATGGCGCCTGGATCGGTGCAAAAGCGATCATCCTGAAGGGCGTCACCATTGGTGAAGGAGCCATTGTCGGCGCTGGCAGTGTGGTGACCCGCGACGTCGCGCCCTATACCATCGTTGCCGGCAATCCGGCCCGGTTCATCCGTAATACCGAATAAAATGGACCTCCGATCCTTTTTCCCCTTATCGTTACGGTTGTTGCTGGTCCGTATCCGCTGGTTCTGGAAACACTATCGCTCGATTCGTTATGACAGCGAATTGTTCAACAACGTACATGGTCCGTTGACCTACAACACCGATGGGCTTGCCACCAGTAACAATGCCGATTTCATGCGTGAGGAGCGGTTTGCCCGCGCGTACAAAGCCGCAGCCGCGACGAATCCCTGGCCAGGCTTCACGCTGCAGTGGCGGATACACGTCGTATGCTGGTGCGCCGAACAGGCGAGCCTGTTACCCGGAGATTTCGTCGAATGCGGAGTCAATACCGGCGCCTATGCGCGTTCGATCGTCGAATACCTTCCTTTCAACTCCCTGGGAAAAAAGTTCTACCTGCTGGACACGTTTCAGGGACTTGACCCGAGGTTTATTTCCGATGCAGAGCGGACACGGGGAATCGACAATTACAAGTACCGCGACAGCTATGCGGAGGTCGTTCAAACCTTTCGCGATTTCGATGTCAGGATCATCCGTGGCCCCGTACCCGATACACTCTCCCAGTGCGATACCGGTCAAATCTGCTATCTTTCCATTGACATGAACAATGTCCTCCCGGAAATAGCCGCCCTGGAATACTTTTGGGAAAAGGTGGTCGATGGCGGATTTATCTTGTTGGACGACTATGGCTTCCCCCAGCACGAACTTCAGAAAGCCGCGTTCGACCGTTTCGCGGAAGCGCGTGGGCAGTCCATCCTTTGCCTTCCTACCGGCCAGGGTATTATCCGCAAGACACGAACAACCTTGCACCACGACACAAACACAGGCAGATGAGGATCCTGATCATTGGAGGACGCGGCTTTATCGGGTCTCACCTGACCCGGCATTTTCGTGCAAACGGACATACCGTCTTCGTGTGCGATGTGAAGCCGGCGAGCGGCGACGAGTTCTACACCTGTGTCGATCGCTTTCAGCCCGATTATGCCTCCGTCATCCGCACGTCGCAACCCGATGCATGCGTTTTTGCCGGGGGCAACGGGAGCGTTCCTGTCTCCCTGCAGCATCCCCAGCTCGACTTTCAGTTGAATTGCGGCACCCTGTTTCGATTACTGGATAGTTTGCGAACTGAAAAGCCCGGCTGTAAACTGATCCACCTTTCAAGTGCGGCGGTGTACGGTAGTCCGGGCGTGTTGCCGGTGACCGAGGAACATCCGGTAGCCCCGTTGTCGCCCTATGGCTGGCACAAGTTTTACTCGGAACTCATGTGTCGTGAACATAG
This genomic stretch from Bacteroidota bacterium harbors:
- a CDS encoding ATP-binding cassette domain-containing protein, with product MPILEVRDVSKRFDIRHSSGQYLTFREQLLQLVSLKGSGKKEDFWALKNVSFDIQPGESVGIVGKNGAGKSTLLKILSKITPPTTGLIRSRGRIASLLEVGTGFHPELTGRENIYLNGSILGMLRSEINARFDDIVEFSGVAQFLDTPLKHYSSGMQLRLAFAVAAFLRADVLIIDEVLAVGDSEFQSKCLKKMDEISHDEERTILFVSHNLGLVTQLCSRCIWLKEGTVHRNGATETIVQEYLQSSASGTGTYVSTPEHEAHKDVCFQEIYAGTRDGRPNDIFGFDDSIHLFIRVKDRSRQKNMKIGVSLADRFGNFIFTILEHADRFRTSNADHILIRLCLPSSLIAPGAYSFRYALFIDNGKVYEVLENETPVRIVDTGSSMAAYEGVNYGSIIVHPEWDTWQ
- a CDS encoding class I SAM-dependent methyltransferase — protein: MITRILQLLTPPVIPAIGRRLGILSTPGKIIRYPKNENDTQDLDMYFDPEYAKILDNWGADNTWIEIQMLLCNCEGKVLDIACGTGVTISILGKYPKLEVHGCDISDLLIAKAAERGIPKDRLAVTDATQMSYPNDSFDYSYSIGSLEHFTTNGIDKFIAEASRITRKCSMHMIPTSKSGQNEGWMTTSTTIQTFHNNSDAWWLERFKRHFREVHILNSRWNDGISFGRWFVCKR
- a CDS encoding acyltransferase, producing the protein MLGRLLRLFRKPQPVQPVDAGAGSEIKGTVVRLEEGSVIRVGAGCLVEGILSTYTANARITLGDNVFVGNNTLIGSACEVTIGNNVLISFDCMIQDNDNHNTDSKIRWNDTAEWKNGRRHDWSKTPMQPIRIGNGAWIGAKAIILKGVTIGEGAIVGAGSVVTRDVAPYTIVAGNPARFIRNTE
- a CDS encoding class I SAM-dependent methyltransferase → MDLRSFFPLSLRLLLVRIRWFWKHYRSIRYDSELFNNVHGPLTYNTDGLATSNNADFMREERFARAYKAAAATNPWPGFTLQWRIHVVCWCAEQASLLPGDFVECGVNTGAYARSIVEYLPFNSLGKKFYLLDTFQGLDPRFISDAERTRGIDNYKYRDSYAEVVQTFRDFDVRIIRGPVPDTLSQCDTGQICYLSIDMNNVLPEIAALEYFWEKVVDGGFILLDDYGFPQHELQKAAFDRFAEARGQSILCLPTGQGIIRKTRTTLHHDTNTGR